CACCCTCCCCGGCAGGCTCGGCGAGGGCCGGTTCGCCGCCGCCGACTTCCTCCGGGAGATACAGGGGCTCTCCTCGCGCTTCCGCAGCGTCCGGATCGACGGCCAGGACTACCGGCACCGGGGCCTGCCGGAGGCCCCCGCGCCCTACGGCGACGACGTGGTGGCCGCCACCGCCGCCCGGATCGGCCCCGGGGCCTCCCTGGACGGCTTCGGCGAGCTACTGGCACACCTCGCCGTGGTCCACCCGAGCAAGTACGGAGCGCTGCTGGACGGCGTCGAGGCGGTCTGCCTGACCGGTGTGCGACCGGTCGAGGACCAGAGCACGGCGCTGCGGCTGGTGGTGCTGGCGGACCGGATGTACGACCGGGAGCTGCCGGTGATCGCCTCCGGCACCCCCTTCGACCAGATCTTCGGCCCGGAGATGCTGAACGGTGGCTACCGCAAGAAGTACCTGCGCGCGGTGTCGCGGCTGGTGGCCCTGGCCCGGGACAGCGGCAAGGTCGCCGCGGGCTGAGCCGGCGGCGGTCCGGACCGGGGCCGGTCCGGCAGCGGTCGGACCGGGGCTGCGGCCGATTGTCAGTGGCGGGTCGTACGGTTGGTGGCGTGAGACCCATCACCGATCTTGAGCGAACAGTGGCGCCTTTCGAGGTCGTCAGCCCCTACCAGCCCAGCGGCGACCAGCCCACCGCCATCGCCGATCTGGAACGCCGCATCCGGGCCGGCGAGAAGGACGTCGTCCTGCTCGGCGCGACCGGTACCGGCAAGTCCGCCACCACCGCCTGGATGATCGAGAAACTCCAGCGGCCGACCCTGGTGATGGCGCCGAACAAGACGCTGGCCGCACAGCTCGCCAACGAGTTCCGCGAGCTGCTGCCCAACAACGCCGTCGAGTACTTCGTCTCGTACTACGACTACTACCAGCCCGAGGCGTACATCGCCCAGACCGACACCTACATCGAGAAGGACTCCTCCATCAACGAGGAGGTCGAGCGGCTCCGCCACTCGGCCACCAACTCGCTGCTGACCCGGCGCGACGTGATCGTGGTCGCCTCGGTGTCCTGCATCTACGGCCTCGGCACCCCGCAGGAGTACGTCGACCGGATGGTCCGGCTCAAGGTCGGCGCGGAGATCGACCGCGACGCGCTGCTGCGCCGCTTCGTCGACATCCAGTACGCCCGCAACGACGTCGCCTTCACCCGGGGCACCTTCCGGGTGCGCGGGGACACCATCGAGATCTTCCCGGTCTACGAGGAGCTCGCGGTCCGGATCGAGATGTTCGGCGACGAGATCGAGGCGCTGACCACGCTGCACCCGCTCACCGGCGAGGTCATCAGCGAGGACGACGAGCTCTACGTCTTCCCGGCCTCGCACTATGTGGCGGGACCGGA
The Streptacidiphilus albus JL83 genome window above contains:
- the zapE gene encoding cell division protein ZapE, with the translated sequence MVAEMTPPPRFLEARFSTYIPDPAQPSQTEAVRILEDFAATLGRSGGDRGGRGARRRWFGRAAAAPSGPGGIYLDGGYGVGKTHLLASLWHAAPGPKAFGTFVELTNLVGALGFQQAVAALSGHSLLCIDEFELDDPGDTVLVSTLLSRLAEAGVKLAATSNTLPGRLGEGRFAAADFLREIQGLSSRFRSVRIDGQDYRHRGLPEAPAPYGDDVVAATAARIGPGASLDGFGELLAHLAVVHPSKYGALLDGVEAVCLTGVRPVEDQSTALRLVVLADRMYDRELPVIASGTPFDQIFGPEMLNGGYRKKYLRAVSRLVALARDSGKVAAG